The following coding sequences lie in one Zingiber officinale cultivar Zhangliang chromosome 2B, Zo_v1.1, whole genome shotgun sequence genomic window:
- the LOC122049568 gene encoding protein NONRESPONDING TO OXYLIPINS 2, mitochondrial-like isoform X2, which yields MASLCRPAAMVAARSVVGRTKSLLPKSAPSRRASSTLTRYMAPALGSVESLMPLHSAIASARLKSFIAVDSSCWSWLSQGRALPL from the exons ATGGCGTCACTTTGCAGGCCCGCCGCCATGGTCGCCGCGAGATCCGTCGTGGGGCGCACCAAGTCTCTTCTCCCCAAATCTGCACCGTCTCGGAGAGCTTCCTCAACCCTGACGAG ATACATGGCGCCGGCGTTGGGAAGCGTCGAGTCGTTGATGCCGCTTCACAGCGCCATCGCGTCGGCCCGTCTCAAGTCTTTCATCGCGGTTGATTCTTCCTGCTGGAGTTGGCTCTCCCAAG
- the LOC122049568 gene encoding protein NONRESPONDING TO OXYLIPINS 2, mitochondrial-like isoform X1 has translation MASLCRPAAMVAARSVVGRTKSLLPKSAPSRRASSTLTRYMAPALGSVESLMPLHSAIASARLKSFIAVDSSCWSWLSQGLNKRI, from the exons ATGGCGTCACTTTGCAGGCCCGCCGCCATGGTCGCCGCGAGATCCGTCGTGGGGCGCACCAAGTCTCTTCTCCCCAAATCTGCACCGTCTCGGAGAGCTTCCTCAACCCTGACGAG ATACATGGCGCCGGCGTTGGGAAGCGTCGAGTCGTTGATGCCGCTTCACAGCGCCATCGCGTCGGCCCGTCTCAAGTCTTTCATCGCGGTTGATTCTTCCTGCTGGAGTTGGCTCTCCCAAG